The DNA window AGCCTTTTAATTGTTTCATATAAAGTTCTTTGTTTCCGCCGCCGCCAGGAATTAATCCCACGCCCACTTCGACAAGACCCAGATACGTTTCCATTGAAGCTTGAATGTGTGCGGCTGGCAAGGTTACTTCTGCACCACCGCCTAGAGACATACCAAATGGTGCTGCTACTACCGGTTTGTTACTGTATTTGAGTTTCATCATGGCATTTTGGAACGTTTTAATCGTGAAATCGAGTTCGAACATATTATCATCTTGTGCTTCCATCAAGATCATGCCGAGGTTGGCACCGACACAGAAGTTTTTGCCTTGGTTCCCAATGACCAGTCCTTTGAAGTTTTTCTCGACCTCGTCGACCGCGAAATTGATCATTTGCATAATATCTAAGCCAATCGCATTTGAACGTGAATGGAACTCTAATAACGCAATCCCATCACCTAGATCAATCAAACTAGCACCCGAATTCGATTTGATAACGCCGTGTTTTTTCTTATAGCGCTTTAAATCGATTACTTTCTCATTTACTGGGACAGGCTGGTAAGTTGTGCCATCAAAGAAGTACACATCGTTATTTTCTTCTTTATAGAAAGTTTCGTTTCCACTGTCTAGTAAAGCTTGCGCAAATGCTGGAATAGTGTGGCCTTGTTCTTTCATTTTATGGACTGATTTTTCAACACCAATGGCATCCCAAATTTCAAATGGTCCTTGTTGCCAACCGAAGCCCCATTTCATAGCATTGTCAATGGCAACAATATCATCAGCAATTTCTCCAGTTAACTCAGCCGAATACAAAAGTGTCGGAGCAAGTATGCTCCAAAGCAATTCACCGGTACGGTCTTCTGCATACACAAGCGTCTTCATTTTAGCTGCAAGACCTTTTTGCTGTTTCGCGAGTTCTTGTGAAGGCGTTTTCAATTTACCGGCTGTGCGGTATTCAAGCGTCTCTGGATCAAGTTCTAAAATCTCTTTGTCTTTTTTCAAGAAGAAGCCCTGTCCCGACTTTGCTCCTAACCAACCATTTTGCACCATTTTCGTCATAAATTCAGGCGCTTCAAAAACCTTTTGTTCTTCTCCTGAAGTTTGATCATGGACATTTTTGGAAACATGCATGAACGTATCCAGTCCAACAACATCAAGTGTACGGAATGTTGCTGATTTTGGACGACCAATTAGTGGACCCGTTACCGAGTCGACTTCTCCTATTGAATAGCCACGTGCCATCATTTCACGTAACGTAACCAATAGACCATATGTACCGATTCGGTTAGCGATAAAGTTTGGTGTATCTTTTGCAATAACTACACCTTTTCCTAAACGATTTTCCCCAAATGCCGTCATGAATTCGACAACTTCTGGAGCAGTCGTTGTCGCAGGAATGATCTCTAACAGCTTCAAATAACGTGGTGGATTGAAAAAGTGAGTTCCTAGGAAATGTTTACCGAAATCTTCCGAACGCCCTTCGACCATCGCATTAATGCTAATACCCGATGTATTTGAAGAAATAATGGTGCCATCTTTTCTAACGCTATCAATTTTTTCATATAATGATTTTTTTACATCCAGGTTTTCGACAATAACTTCGATAATCCAGTCGATGTCTTTTAATTTATCTAAATCATCTTCCAGATTTCCTGGTGTGATTAGTTGAAGATTTTTTTTAGCTGTTAATGGAGCTGGTTTCTGTTTAAGTAACTTCTGAATAGAGCCGGTTGCAATTCGATTACGAACCACACTGTCTTCCATAGTAAACCCTTTTGCCTGTTCTTCTTTTGACAATTCACGAGGAACAATATCAAGCAACAATACAGGAATTCCTATATTTGCAAGGTGCGCTGCAATTCCCGAACCCATAACACCTGAACCGAGTACAGCCGCTTTTCTAATTTGGTAAGCCACTAGCAAACCCTCCTTGATTTTTTGAATGAATACTCATTCATTTTTAGTTTAAAAAAATAGAACGTTCTCCTATGTCTCTTAGTGTAAGTTATTTTCTCTTTTTTCGCAATATTTAATCGCTAAAAAATCCCTTAATTTTTCAGAAACAAATTCTTTGCCATTTTATAAATACACGGTAAACTGAAAGGGAACCTATAAGGAGGCCATCTAAATGAAATCACTTTCTACGAACGAACAATTTAACGAAGCTATAAACGGCGAACAACCGGTAATCGTAAAATTTCAAGCTGGTTGGTGCCCAGACTGCAGAAGAATGGATATGTTTATCGATCCAATCGTCGAAGAATACAACCAATACCAATGGGTAGACGTTAACCGCGATGAACTTCCAGAACTTGCTGAAAAATATGACGTAATGGGTATTCCAAGTCTATTGATTTTCAAAAACGGCGAGAAAACAGCTCATCTTCACAGCGCTAACGCAAAATCACCTGAATCTGTTACAGAATTTTTGAACGACCAAAAAGAGTAGGCTCATGCCTACTCCTTTTTTCTCTACTAAAATTTTCAAGCGTCTATCACATGTTTCATTTAATAATTTCATACTTACTACAAGACCCTGGAGGTATATAGATGGATCCACAACAGGAAATAACCCAATTAAAAGAACAACTGCTTTATTATGAAAAGCTGATCAAAAATATGTCTGCTCCGATAATTCCATCAGTTGTTCCAAAGACCATTTTAGTACCAATCGCTGGTTTTATTTTTTCAGAGCGCTTTGATTTGATTCGTACAACTGTATTAACCTACGCAGAAAAGCATCGCGATACTGAACGTGTCATCTTTGATTTTACTGGTGTGACAACTGATAACTTGATGGAATTCGACTATGACGGATTAGCAAGTGAACTGAGCCAGTTGAATTCTGCTCTGAGTTTAATGGGACTGCGTGCTATTTATGTCGGATTTAATCCATTGTTTGTACGTGAAATCGTCCGGGCTGGCATCCAAGTCGAACTGGAAGTTTATACAACATTTAAAACTGCTCTTGAACGTTTGCTCACTGAAAACAAAAAATTAACGACTACGTGATAAAACTAATTGTTAGAAACTCCGTGGAGGTAAAATTGCCATGAAAAAACTCATCGCTTTTCAAGGTCTTTCCCAACATGATACAAGTATTCACAAAAAATATCGTTCTTCTGCGTGTGGACCTGTGACTATTGCTGCCATTATGCAATACCACGAAGAACTCAATATTGGTATCAATCAACTGTATCAACTTCTCGGCTCTACACGCATCGGGTTGTTTACTTGGAGACTATTGAAAAATTTTCAGAAGCTCAGCGGCAAACGGTATGAGGCAAAAAAAGTTCTCGATATGTCCGAGGTAAAAGAAGAATTGTTGGCAAATCGACCGCTTGCTATGAAGTTTGACCGCTACTTTACTTTTCGTTGGTTTTCTAAACCGCTATATAGCTATCACTGGGTCCCGTTAATTGGTTTTGAGGAAAAGTCAGCTGACCTCGTTCTCTATTTTCACGACAACGGACAGAAAAACCGTCCCAGCAAAATGCGGACGGCTTCTTATTTAGCAAATCAACACGTGCTGACCTTTGTGAAAATTACGCCCAAGGATCGATCGTAACTTCGGCATTTTTTTCGAGTTGTTTAGCCAGTAACAATAATTGTTGATCGCGACATAACTGTATATGGTCATTGGTGTAGCTAGGAACAACAAGTTGCTCTAGCGGCATATCCAACTGGATGTCACATTTGATGACAGCCAGTTTTTTTGATAGCAGCAGCATTTCTTTATGTTCTTCAATTTTCTTTTTCTGTGCCGGTTTTAATTCGTCGATGGCTCTTAGTACACCATCAGTCGAGCCGTACGTTTGAATCAGCTGAAGTGCCGTCTTCGGTCCAATCCCTTTAACGCCAGGATAGCCATCGCTTGGGTCACCCATAAACGCTTTAACATCAGCAAACTGCGAAGGCTGAATGCCATACTCTTCAATAAATCGATCATCAGTATAGACATCGTAAACGTGAAATCCTTTTTTCATAAACGCAATTTTGACAGAAGGCGATAATAGTTGCAGCATATCTTTGTCACCGGTAATGATGGTAAAGTCGACTTGGCCCTGCCATTGCTTTGTAAATGACCCGATAAAGTCATCTGCTTCAATCCCCGCTTCACCATAATTTTTCCAACCCAGTTGCTCAGAAATTTCTTGTGCCCAGTCAAACTGATGCACCATGTCTTCTGGTGGTGCCGGACGATTGGCTTTATAGCCATCGAAAAGATCTGTACGGAAAGTTTTAGATCCCATATCCCAGCACACGGCCATATGTGTCGGTTTCATCATCGTTTTAGCCGCTAGCACGTGTCGCGTAAATCCTTGAACGCCATTTGTCGCTAATCCTTCTGTTGTGCGGAAATATTGGTTGACTGCTGAGGTTGCAAAAAACGACCGGAACAAAAGAGCCATTCCATCTATTAATAACACATGTGGTTTTTCCATATAAAAATCCTCCATCTTTTTATTGCTTCCCTTCTATTCTAACGCCTATGTATTGAAAAAACCGCCAAAGCGGCGGTTTTAACGTTTGCGTTTAATTGCTTTGTATTCAATTGTTACTGCTTTATAGAAGGATGTCATCATGAGCAGGATAATAATCGAGAACGGGAACGCCGCAATGATTAGCACTGTTTGCAATGTATCCAGTCCACCTGTCGAGAGTAAAATGACCGCAATGGCTGATTGTGCAATCCCCCAAGTTAATTTTACTGTGTTTTGAGGATATAACGATCCACCTGTTGTTTGCATACCGAGAACAAATGTTGCCGAATCGGCAGAAGTAACAAAAAACGTAGTGATTAAGAATACGGCAATAACAGATAAAATCACGCCAAACGGCAATTCATTAAATACGGCAAACAAAGTTTGCTCTGTCAATAATCCAGTCAAATCCACTCCGCTTTGTTGCACATCGATTGCTGTTGTACCAAAAGCTGCAAACCAAAGGAAACTGATAAACGTTGGAATCATCAATACGCCTAGTAAGAATTGACGAATTGTCCGACCTTTGGAAACACGTGCGATGAAAACACCAACAAATGGAGACCAAGAAATCCACCAAGCCCAGTAAAAGATGGTCCAGCCATCAATCCACGCACGATTTTCGCCATCGATTGGGGCTGCACGGAAACTCATTTCAACGATGTTTTGGAAATACGTACCGATTGTGTCAGTAAACATATTCATGATCAACAAGGTTGGCCCAAGAATGATGACGGCTAGCAATAGTACAACAGCTAACACCATATTGGTATTTGACAAGTATTTAATCCCTTTGCTTAGCCCAGACCAAGCTGAAATCATAAACAATACCGTCACAATGGCAATGATGACCAATTGAACAGAAAAACTATCTTCCGAGATTCCGTCAAACAAATACGCAAGGCCGCCGTTTATTTGGATAGCGCCAAAGCCAAGAGTCGTTGCGACACCGACAACTGTTGCGAAAACCGCAATGACGTCAACAAAAGTACCCCATGGTCCTTTCATCTTGTCTCCAAATATCGGTTTTAACGTTGCCGAAATCAAGCCAGGTTCCCCTTTTCGGAACTGAGCATATGCAAGTGCTAATGCCACAACGGCATAAATCGCCCATGCATGAATACCCCAGTGGAAAAAGCTGAATCGCATTGACTCACGCATCGCTTCAGCGGTTCCAGGTTCAGCGGTTGCTGAATCAATCGCGTAATGCGACAGCGGTTCTGCCGCTCCCCAGAATACCAAACCAATTCCCATTCCTGCTGAAAACAGCATGGCAATCCACGTTCCAAATGAAAACTCAGGCTTGTCTGAGTCTTTCCCTAATTTGATTTGCCCCATCGGACTGATGAGGAAAAACAAACAGAACAAAACGATGATGGAAACAATTAATAAATAATACCATCCAAACGAAGTTGTCAGGAATGATTCTATATTCCCTGTAACTTCTGAAAAACTATCAGGTGCAAGCGCGCCAAAGCCAATGGCTAACAATACGAGCGCAAGTACAATCCAAAATACATTGGTTACTTTTTTCATATAGTACCTCTCCTCTTCCATTTTTATCGCCGCTTTAACGGTCAGTAGATTCTCGCATCCTGAGCAAGATTCCGCTGACCGCTAAAGTCCGAATCGATGAACTAAAAAACAGCAGAGGATGAAGACCCCCGCTGATTGAAGTTTATCTTTATCACAAGTGTAAAGGATACGGAAATTTTCGGCTCCTGTCAAACTAGCCGGGCTAAAAAAATTCCTAAAAGACTTTAAAACCAGGTTTTTACACATTCAAAAAATGATAAACAACTGACCATTTTTTCATAGTAGTAGTCGCTTACGTCCTCACATACTCCACTCTACTAGCAAAATTTCCTGTTCAAGCTAAAAATCGTTGTTCACCGCATAAAATCCATTTCTCCGCATTTTGTATCCATCTATTTATTTTTTAAAAAAATCAGATTCACAAGGAATCTGATTTTCGGTGGTTTATAAATTAATGGTGACTTCTGCTTTTTCGCGAAGTTTTGCGATTAACGCTTGTGTGGCTTCACTTTCTTTTTGCGCCTTCATTTGCTCTTCAATCTGTGGCTTGACTTCTTCAAATGCTGGAATTTCTTCGCCATCCGATTCTTCTTGCTGTGCTTTTGCTTCATCATAGTAAGTTTGTAGTTCTTTATCCGTTAGTTTGATTTCGCCAGTTTCTGATGCAACCAGCTGATCAATTTTTACTTGCGATTCTACTTGAGTCATTACTTCTTCTTTAGAAACGCCTTGCTCTTCAAGTGCTGTCAATAACTCATCTGACGACTTAAGGCCATTTTGCTGAGCCAATTCTTCTAACGCTGTATTGATCTGTTCTTCCGTTGCCGATAACTTTTGGTTTTTCGTTTCTTGAACAAGCAATTCTTGTGCCACTAGGCTTTCAGCAACTTGCTCTTTTAACTGAGTCTGATCGACTTCTTGACCAGACATTTGTGCTTGCATCGCCATCTGTTGAAATTGTCCAGTATAGGTCGATTCAAATTCTTTTTTATCGATTTTTTCTCCATTTACTTCTGCTACGACATCAGGAATGTCTTTCAAATCAGGTTCAGGCATTTCTGGTTGCTCCGCGCTTTCTTGATCGGTTGCTACCTCTTCTTGCGGTGTTTCTTCACCTTCTGTTTCTTTAGCAGTATCATCACCACAAGCAGCTAACGCTACCATGGATCCTCCAAGTACAATTGTTAAAAACCATTTTTTAATCATGGGTATTCTCCCTTCAAACATAATGTGGATTATTGTAGCACACTCTGTAGAGCTGTAAAAACAATAACCATTGCACCTTGTCTATTAACATTATTTAGAAATAAAAAAATTCTACATTATTCAGCAAGCTTTTCTTATATAAACACGCTTACCATCATTAGACTCCCTCAAAACAATCAGTTGCAAGACGAAAGTCATAGATCTTCGTATTTTTTTGATTTGAATCACTTCTACTTTAATTTTAACTAGCTCTTACTTAATTTTAAGAAGTCAGTCATTATTTCAGCACTCCCTGGTGTAAACACGAACAATGAAAATGCAATAAAAACGATCCCTATAACGCCAAATCCGATGCGCATCGGTAACTGAAACCGCTTTTCATGAAGACTCCAGAGAAGAGTAAACTTTTTCCTATAAGCAACATCAAGAAATACCGAAACTCCATACGGACACCTCTTTTAGCGTTATACGGTAATAGGACGATCGTGATTGGTAGAGGTTCGATCTATCTTGAATAAACAGAAAGTCAATGTTGGGCAGGAACCAAAAAACGCCAAAACCAGTAAAGGTTTTGACGTTTTTTATCTCACTATGGAGACGGCGGGAGTCGAACCCGCGTCCAGAAACTCCGCTACTTAAGCATCTACGCGTGTAGCTCATCTATTAAGGTTTCATGCGCCATTCTGCCGATAAGCAGGCGTCTTGGGCACTAATCTGAGAATCTCTCCCGGTTGCCTCAGATGGCAGCAAACGGTGTATCCCACTAAAGTTGAGCTTTACCTAGCCACATGGGCGATGGATAGATAAAGCAGATCCGAGCTTACGCTGCGAATGCTAGGTTTTGGTTTGTTTTGCCAGTTGTTATAAGTACGTTTGTGACGGAGACGACCCTCCGACGCGCAACTCAAGCCCAGATCATCCCTGTCGAATCCGTAACGTCCCCTTATTAAAAGAGACACGGAAGATGTATAAACAGCTTCATGTGCTATATCCTTATTATAAGGCAACGAAGGTCAGACATCAAGCCCTAGCGGTTGTGTTCTTTTATTGCTCGGGCAATGTCGCGTTTCGCATCTTTTTTCTTCAAATCTTCTCGTTTGTCGTAGTTTTTCTTACCCTTACCGACACCGAGTAAAATTTTAGCAAAGCCGTCTTTCAAATACATTTTCAGCGGGATAATCGCGGAGCCTTGCACTTTTGAGTGTGCCAGCAAATTAGCAATTTGCTTTTTATGAAGCAACAGCTTACGCGACCGTGTCGGATCGTGGTTAAACTGATTTCCCTGATCATACGGGCTAATGTGCATATTTGAAATCCACGCTTCACCGTTACGAATACGGACGAACGATTCTTTTAATTGGACTTTGCCATTTCGTGCAGATTTAATTTCGGTTCCCTGCAAGACGATACCTG is part of the Planococcus kocurii genome and encodes:
- a CDS encoding thioredoxin family protein, which produces MKSLSTNEQFNEAINGEQPVIVKFQAGWCPDCRRMDMFIDPIVEEYNQYQWVDVNRDELPELAEKYDVMGIPSLLIFKNGEKTAHLHSANAKSPESVTEFLNDQKE
- a CDS encoding 3-hydroxyacyl-CoA dehydrogenase/enoyl-CoA hydratase family protein: MAYQIRKAAVLGSGVMGSGIAAHLANIGIPVLLLDIVPRELSKEEQAKGFTMEDSVVRNRIATGSIQKLLKQKPAPLTAKKNLQLITPGNLEDDLDKLKDIDWIIEVIVENLDVKKSLYEKIDSVRKDGTIISSNTSGISINAMVEGRSEDFGKHFLGTHFFNPPRYLKLLEIIPATTTAPEVVEFMTAFGENRLGKGVVIAKDTPNFIANRIGTYGLLVTLREMMARGYSIGEVDSVTGPLIGRPKSATFRTLDVVGLDTFMHVSKNVHDQTSGEEQKVFEAPEFMTKMVQNGWLGAKSGQGFFLKKDKEILELDPETLEYRTAGKLKTPSQELAKQQKGLAAKMKTLVYAEDRTGELLWSILAPTLLYSAELTGEIADDIVAIDNAMKWGFGWQQGPFEIWDAIGVEKSVHKMKEQGHTIPAFAQALLDSGNETFYKEENNDVYFFDGTTYQPVPVNEKVIDLKRYKKKHGVIKSNSGASLIDLGDGIALLEFHSRSNAIGLDIMQMINFAVDEVEKNFKGLVIGNQGKNFCVGANLGMILMEAQDDNMFELDFTIKTFQNAMMKLKYSNKPVVAAPFGMSLGGGAEVTLPAAHIQASMETYLGLVEVGVGLIPGGGGNKELYMKQLKGLPNGVTVDYQNIATKVFESIAMAKVSTSAEEARENNFLNFVDGISANSDHLIYDAKQAALSLYENGYQAPLREKVPVPGEPGYATLLLGAEGMFISGYISEHDLKIAKKLAFVLAGGKVPYGTKVDEQYLLDLERQAFLSLVAEPKTQQRMQHMLVKGKPLRN
- a CDS encoding glycine betaine uptake BCCT transporter, encoding MKKVTNVFWIVLALVLLAIGFGALAPDSFSEVTGNIESFLTTSFGWYYLLIVSIIVLFCLFFLISPMGQIKLGKDSDKPEFSFGTWIAMLFSAGMGIGLVFWGAAEPLSHYAIDSATAEPGTAEAMRESMRFSFFHWGIHAWAIYAVVALALAYAQFRKGEPGLISATLKPIFGDKMKGPWGTFVDVIAVFATVVGVATTLGFGAIQINGGLAYLFDGISEDSFSVQLVIIAIVTVLFMISAWSGLSKGIKYLSNTNMVLAVVLLLAVIILGPTLLIMNMFTDTIGTYFQNIVEMSFRAAPIDGENRAWIDGWTIFYWAWWISWSPFVGVFIARVSKGRTIRQFLLGVLMIPTFISFLWFAAFGTTAIDVQQSGVDLTGLLTEQTLFAVFNELPFGVILSVIAVFLITTFFVTSADSATFVLGMQTTGGSLYPQNTVKLTWGIAQSAIAVILLSTGGLDTLQTVLIIAAFPFSIIILLMMTSFYKAVTIEYKAIKRKR
- a CDS encoding SurA N-terminal domain-containing protein; this translates as MIKKWFLTIVLGGSMVALAACGDDTAKETEGEETPQEEVATDQESAEQPEMPEPDLKDIPDVVAEVNGEKIDKKEFESTYTGQFQQMAMQAQMSGQEVDQTQLKEQVAESLVAQELLVQETKNQKLSATEEQINTALEELAQQNGLKSSDELLTALEEQGVSKEEVMTQVESQVKIDQLVASETGEIKLTDKELQTYYDEAKAQQEESDGEEIPAFEEVKPQIEEQMKAQKESEATQALIAKLREKAEVTINL
- the smpB gene encoding SsrA-binding protein SmpB; amino-acid sequence: MAKGEGKVIAQNKKAGFDFFIEETIEAGIVLQGTEIKSARNGKVQLKESFVRIRNGEAWISNMHISPYDQGNQFNHDPTRSRKLLLHKKQIANLLAHSKVQGSAIIPLKMYLKDGFAKILLGVGKGKKNYDKREDLKKKDAKRDIARAIKEHNR
- a CDS encoding 5'-3' exonuclease — translated: MEKPHVLLIDGMALLFRSFFATSAVNQYFRTTEGLATNGVQGFTRHVLAAKTMMKPTHMAVCWDMGSKTFRTDLFDGYKANRPAPPEDMVHQFDWAQEISEQLGWKNYGEAGIEADDFIGSFTKQWQGQVDFTIITGDKDMLQLLSPSVKIAFMKKGFHVYDVYTDDRFIEEYGIQPSQFADVKAFMGDPSDGYPGVKGIGPKTALQLIQTYGSTDGVLRAIDELKPAQKKKIEEHKEMLLLSKKLAVIKCDIQLDMPLEQLVVPSYTNDHIQLCRDQQLLLLAKQLEKNAEVTIDPWA